The Luteolibacter arcticus genome includes the window CAAGCGGTGACTGGGCCGGATGACCTCGCTGGTGCGGATACGCCTTAGCACCTCATCGTAGGCTACGGTTTCATCGATGGCGTCCGGCGTTCGTCCGCACAGCAGTTCGTAAAGAATTGCTCCGAGCGAATAGATATCGCTGCGGGTATCCACGTCCGCCACGCTACCCGCTTGTTCCGGGCTCATGTACTGGAGGGTTCCCACCACCAACCCGGCCCGCGTCAGAAGCAGGGACTCTTGGAAGGCCGCCTCATTCGGGGTGCCGAGCGCCTTGGCGATGCCGAAGTCGATGACCTTCGGCACCGGCTTCCCGTCCACCTCCGCGACGAGGATATTGGAGGGCTTCAGGTCGCGGTGCAGGATCGCCTTCTGGTGAGCATGCTGGACCGCTTGGCAAACCGGGATGAACAGTTCCAGCCGCTCCTGCACCGACAAGCTCCGCAAATCGCAATAGGTCGTCAGCGGCGGTCCCTTCACCAGCTCCATCGCGAAATACGGCAGGCCGTCCGGGCACGTCGCGGCATCCAAGACGGCGGCAATATTCGGATGGTCCATCATCGCCAGCGCCTGGCTCTCGGCGGCGAATCGGGCGATGATCTCGCGGCTGTCCATGCCGCGCTTGATCAGCTTCAGTGCGAGCTCGCGGTGGATCGGCTCGGTTTGCTCTGCGCTCCACACCGCGCCGAATCCTCCCTCGCCGAGCAACGCGATCAACCGGTAGCGGCCCACCACGTCCCCCGGCTGCTCGTCCCGATCGCGGCGGTTTGCCTCCGTATGGAACCCGAGATCGAGCAACGCCTCCGCCGACTCGCTGGAAAGCGGCACCGGCGTTCGTGTCGTGGCAGACCCTTCAGGCATCGCTTTCCCTTGAAGCACATTTCCCGCCCACAAAGAAAGCGATTCGTTTCACCCCCGCAGCGCCGCCTTCAGCGCCATCAGTTCCTCATCCACCTGTTCCACGGTGGCTTCGTGAAGGGTCGCGGCGATCTGCCGGCGCAGGCAGTCGCGGAATTTCGCGCGCAGCCGGCTCACCAGCTTGCGGACCGCCTCGCCATTCATGCCGAGCATTGCCGCCGCCGCCTCGTAGTTGCCCTCGGCCACCGCCGCCGGGCTGAGGAAAGCTTCCACTGCCGCAAATTGTTCGCCGCGGCCGGACGCTCGCTCGTTTTCCCCTAGCTCGTGCAGCGCCGCGTGAAGCACCGACATCGCCCAGCTCCGGTCAAAGTGAGCCTCCGGCGTCGCCACATCCCGCGGCTCCGCTTCGTAGCGGATTTCGGCGTAGCCGATGTCGAGCGAGAGCAGTTCCCTGCCGCCTCCCCGTTTCTGGGCCAGCTCGCGGCCACGCACGTCGCCGATGTAGCGCTGGAAGATGGTCAGCAAAAAGGTCCGCAGCTTCCCAAGCTCCTGGCTGGCCGCGGAAAACAGGTCGCGCTCCAGCAGGTAGTGGAAAAATCCCTGGGTCAGATCCTCCGCGTCCGGCCGGGGGTGGCCCTGCCGCCGGGCGAATACGTAGAGCGGATACCAATAATCCGCGCACAGCCGCTCCAGCGCCACCTGCCGGTCCGCGGGGCTGCCGCCGCGGCACACGTCCACCACCGCCGTCCACTGGGTGACGGGAAAGGGCGAGGCCATGCCGGTGCTCATGGGAACGGTAGTGAAACGACTCCACTCCCCCGCTTCCTTCAAGCCCGATTTCCAGACTCGCCAAGTCCGCGCCCGCTCACGAAGTTCCGCTCATGCACGTCGCCCTGATCTCCGCCACCTGGCACGCCGGACTCCTCCGCGGTGCCAGTGCGGCCTGTCAGGAGGCCCTCGCCGGACACGCCACCACCGAGGAATTCACCGTGCCCGGCTGTCTGGAAATCCCGCTTTTCGCCAAGAAACTTGCGGCCACCGGGAAATACGACGCCATTGTAGCCTTCGGGCTGATCGTTGACGGCGGCATCTATCGTCACGAATTCGTCGCCGATGCCGTGCTGTCCGGCATGATGCGCGTACAGTTGGATATCGGCGTACCCATACTTTCGTGCGTGCTGACCCCTCATCATTTCGACGAAAGTCCGGAGCGTATCGCTTTCTTCCGCGAACACCTCATCGTGAAGGGCGGGGAGGTCGGCAAGGCCGCCCTGGCGATCGTCCGACTCGGGGCCGCCGCCAACTGTTAGAAACAAACCACCGGTGAACGACTGCACACCACTCCAGGAACGCCTGCTCTTCCTCCAGAAATTCCTCTCCGCCCCGCTGAGCACCGGTAGCATCGTGCCGAGCTCCCGCCACCTGACGCGGGAAATGTTGAAGCCGATCAACTGGGAGAATTCACGCCACATCGCCGAGCTGGGGGCTGGTACCGGCGTCTTCACCCGGGAAATCCGCCGCCGCCGCGACCCGCGCTGCAGCGTTTACATCTTCGAGCGCGACGAAGCGCTTCGCCGCCGCTTGCAGGTGGAGATTCCGGATTTCTCGTTTCACCCGGACGCGTGCGACATCCACCTGCTGCCGCGGGAGGCTTCGGATCCTTTGTTAGACGGGATCATTTCCGGCCTGCCGTTCGCGAATTTCTCCCCGAGCCTGCGTGACCGGATCCTCGACAACGTGCGCTCCGCCCTGAAGCCGGACGGCAAGTTCGTCGCCTTCCAGTATTCGCTGCGGCTGAAGTCACGGCTGGAGCAGCGCTTCGAGCGGGTGACCACCAAGCTGGTCACGCTCAATGTCCCCCCTGCCTTCGTCCATGTGTGCGAAGGCCCACGGGATAACTGAGCCGGGTTAGTTTTCCGTCCGCTTCGCCATGGCCTTGCGCCATTTCTTCTGGGCATTGGTTGCGACGCTGCCGGGGCGGCTCGAGAGGTAGTCGTAGCCGAGGCTGTTGTGCGCGGCCATGTCGTTGAAGGACGTGTAGAGGACGCCATCGCGACCGGGGAAAATCGGCTGGTTGTCGGTGAGGCGGTAGAAGCGAGCCCAGAAGACCTCGGTGGACGCGGCGTCGGCGACGAAAGCGGTCTTTCCTTCGAGCTTGGCGCGCTTCAGGCCGGTGACCTTTACCGCATCGAGCCACGTCAGGCCGCTGTCGATGCTCGCCACCAGTTCCGGGTTCGGGTTTGGCAGACTCATCAGGAACTTCAGCAGGGTTGCACTCTCCATGCCGCTCAAGGCCGCCGGCTCCATCGCCCGGGCTTCCGCCGGTGCCAGGGTGAGCGGATCATGCTGGGCGCACCATGCGGTCTTCTTGCCACTCTGGACGATCTGCATCTTGAGGACGCAGGCGATTCCCTTGTCGAAAGCTGCTGTCGCTTTCGACCGCATGGCGTCGTCGAGGAAAGCACAGGCAGGATCGTTGTTCGATACCATCTGCAGCACTTCCAACACGTGGGTCATCGCGTCGTCGTTGAAGGTGATGTTGTCGTGATACCCGCCCTCAAGGGGATAGACCTGCGGCCAGCCACCGTTTGGATACTGGGCCGCGAGCAGGTAGTTCAGCCCTCTAACAAAGCCCGCCTTGCAATCCTCCCGCTGGGTGGCCTGCCAGGTGTGGGCCAGAAACTTCATCTGCTCGGTGGTCGAGCGATTGTCGAAGGTGCCGAGGTAGTGGGGACTTTTGCCCGGCTCGTATTGGGAGCTCCACAGCATGCCCGGCTGGCGTTTCCCGCGGGCGTAGCCGGTGTGCTTCGACCATCCGCCGGCGGGCGTCTGATAGGAAAGGATCACATCGGCGAGTGCCTTGGCTTCATCCGAGGAAAACCACGCGTCGCCGGGATCCGCCGAGAGCTTGAAGTCGCCACCTGAGGGAGCCTTCAGGGCTTGGCCAATGGCGCTCTTTTCCAGTTCGGCTTGAAGCGCTGCTTGATCGGTCGCGGCGAGCGACTTCGAGCGATCGAGGTAGGCCGTCCATGCCGCTTTCTCCGCCGCGGGAAGCCGCCCCACCGCTTCGGCGGTGACCGGCGCGGCATGGATGACCGCAGGGAAGAAAACAAGGGCAAGGGGAATGAGGTAGCGTTTCATGGCGACGAGGGTTTGTGACTCTACCGGGTTCCAACGGACGGACATTCAGGTCGCGCCTCAAGCATTGTGCAGAATCAGTTGAGTATTGTGCAGGGTGGCGCGCCGTCAGGTTGACGCTTGGACGCGGAGGGAGTCGGATGCCGTGTCATGAAGGGAGCCATCATTGCCGCGACCTGCCTCGTCGCTCCACTAGCCGCGGAGGAAAAGCTCGACCGCGAGGCGATCGTGCGACGGAACCATCCGGTGATCGAGAAGGCGGACAAGCTCACGCCCTTCGGCCTCGGGCTTCCGGGCGCGGACTTTGTCTTCACCGCGGATGTCACGGGCTTGCAAACGCTCGCCGACTTCCACCGCGACGGGCAGGACCTCAACACCATGGCCGGCTGGGCGTGGCATGAGTTTCCGAATCCGGAAAAGTTCACTCTCGCCGATTGCACCGCACCGCATCCTCACGACGGGGAAACACGGCCCTACATGCCGATGAATCCGCCCGAAGGCCTGCCCGCGGAAAAGAAGGAGCGCTGGCTGAAGGCATCCGCGTGGTTGCGCTCGAATCCCCACCGGATCGGCCTCGGGCGGCTCGGCTTCGTGAAGGCCGATGGCACGGCGATCAAGCCCCCGGATCTCACGGGCATCCGCCAGGAGATGGACCTGTGGTCCGGCATGCTGCACTCGCGCTTCATGCTCGAAGGCTCGGAAGTGAAGGTGACCACTCTGCCAGTCGCCGGACCTGACGGTGTGGCCGCGAAGATCGAGGCCGATTTGTTAGAAGACGGACGGCTCGCCTTGGAGCTGGGTTTCCCCGGCCCGTCCGGCGAATGGGGCGGAACGGGGAACGACGCGAATCCCGCCGCCCACCAGACCGGCTTGGCCCAAGCAAAACAGGGCGCGACTTTCGTCCGGACCATGGACCAGACACACTACAGCGCCGCGCTGGGCTGGAGCGGCGAGGCAGCGCTTGAGAAGAGCGGGGCGCATCGATTTTTGCTGAAACCGAAAGGTGCACGAACTCTCGATGTCCGCCTTGTATTCTCGCAGGACAAAGCGCCTTACACCCAGCCCTCCTTCGAGGCCGACGCGACGGCCTGCGCGAGGCAGTGGAACGGCTACTGGAACCGCGGCGGCGCGATCGACTTCGCTGGCTCCACCGACCCACGGGCCAAGGAACTCGAGCGCCGCATCGTGCTCTCGCGCTACCTGATGGCCATCCACAGCGCGGGGCCGAACCCGCCGCAGGAAACCGGCAACGCGCGCAATTCGTGGTTCGGCAAGTTTCACCTCGAGATGGTGCCATGGCACAGCGCCCACTTCTCACTGTGGGGCATGCCGGAGACCACCGACCGGCAGCTTGAGTTCTACCGCCGCATCCTTCCAAAGGCTCGCGCGACCGCCTCGGCGCAGGGTTGCAAAGGTGCCCGCTGGCCGAAGATGACCGACCCCTCCGGCCGTGAGAGTCCCAGCGACATCGGGGTCTATCTCGCTTGGCAGCAGCCGCATCCGATCTATCTGTTAGACCTCGTGCGCCGCGCCAAGCCCGGCAAGGAGACCTTGGAAAAACACCGCGAGGTCATCTTCGCCACCGCCGACTTCATGGCGTCATTTCCCCGCCGTGGTGACGATGGCAAGCTCCACCTGCTGCCGCCGCTGATCCCAGCCCAAGAGTGCTACAAGCAGGCCGAAACGAAGGATCCCGCCTACGAGCTCGCCTACTTTCGCTGGGCGCTCGGCAAGGCACGGGAATGGCGCTCCGAACTCGGCGAGGCTCCCGATCCGGCATGGGACAGCGCGTGGAAAGACCTCGCTCCTCTGCCCTTCACCGAAGACCGCTACGCCACCGTCAGTGGGCCGCCCTTCACGCTCTATCACGATCACCCGTGCGTGCTGATGATCTGCGGCTGGCTGCCGCCGGAGAAGGGCTTCGACATGGCGCGCTTCGGTCGCACCTATGACGACATCGCGAAGAAGTGGGACTACCCAACCACCTGGGGCTGGGATCCGCCGGTGATGGCAATGGCCGCCGCACGCCTCGACCGTCCGTCGGCCGCGATCGATGAACTGCTGCGCGACACGCCGCGCAATGGCTACCTCGCCAACGGCCACAACTACCTCGACCAGCGCCTGCCGCTCTATCTCCCTGGCAACGGCGGCCTGCTCCACGCCGTCGCAATGATGGCCGCCGGCTGGGATGGAGCCCCGGACCGGCCCTGTCCCGGTTTTCCCGCGGACGGCACGTGGAAGGTGCGGGTGGAAGGGCTTATCAAGGCACCGTGATTGGGATGAGCCCCTTGACAACCGATCCCATGTAAAACATTGTAATACCATGATCAAGACGATCACCAAGATCGGCAACTCGCACGGCATCATCTTCGACTCGACCTTGCTGCAGCTTTCCCATCTCAAGGCAGGCGACGAGGTGAATGTGGAAGTGCATCCGGGAGGGACGATCACGATCACGCCGATGAAACCGGTACCCACCCCGGCTGAATTCAGTGCCAAGGTCGAGGACGTCATGCAGCGCTATGCCCGGACCATGAAGCGCCTGGCATGAATCCGGATCCGAACACCTGCATCCACCTCACGCCCGAGCAGATTCTCGAGATCCACTCGGCGGCAATCCGTCTCTTCGGAGGATCGCCAGGGCTTCGGGATTCGGCCTTGCTTCAATCTGCCGCCGCTGCACCTCAGGCGACATTCGGCGGGAACTCAACCTTCGCCGACACGGTGGAAGTGGCTGCCGCCTATCTCTACTACCTCTGCAGCAACCACCCCTTCGTCGATGGGAACAAGCGCGTGGCTCTCGGTTCCTGCCTAGTTTTCCTAGAACTCAACGGATACCAACCTGCCCCTGATAGCGAGGACTGGGAAAATCTCACCCTCGCCGTCGCCGCCGGCCTGCTGAGCCGGGAAGACGTCACCGCCACGCTGCGGAAATTACTCAGCTAAGCGGAAAGCGCATCTCCCGCGACATCACGGCAAGGGAACCCGCAGGCGGCCGAAGACCTTTGGTTCAGTCCAACTACGATTAACGTCGTAGATCCCGAGGTGACCTTCGGATGTTTGCCCGCGCCGCCCGCTTTTCATCCGCTGACCTGCATTC containing:
- a CDS encoding class I SAM-dependent methyltransferase is translated as MNDCTPLQERLLFLQKFLSAPLSTGSIVPSSRHLTREMLKPINWENSRHIAELGAGTGVFTREIRRRRDPRCSVYIFERDEALRRRLQVEIPDFSFHPDACDIHLLPREASDPLLDGIISGLPFANFSPSLRDRILDNVRSALKPDGKFVAFQYSLRLKSRLEQRFERVTTKLVTLNVPPAFVHVCEGPRDN
- a CDS encoding RNA polymerase sigma factor, with amino-acid sequence MSTGMASPFPVTQWTAVVDVCRGGSPADRQVALERLCADYWYPLYVFARRQGHPRPDAEDLTQGFFHYLLERDLFSAASQELGKLRTFLLTIFQRYIGDVRGRELAQKRGGGRELLSLDIGYAEIRYEAEPRDVATPEAHFDRSWAMSVLHAALHELGENERASGRGEQFAAVEAFLSPAAVAEGNYEAAAAMLGMNGEAVRKLVSRLRAKFRDCLRRQIAATLHEATVEQVDEELMALKAALRG
- a CDS encoding 6,7-dimethyl-8-ribityllumazine synthase; this translates as MHVALISATWHAGLLRGASAACQEALAGHATTEEFTVPGCLEIPLFAKKLAATGKYDAIVAFGLIVDGGIYRHEFVADAVLSGMMRVQLDIGVPILSCVLTPHHFDESPERIAFFREHLIVKGGEVGKAALAIVRLGAAANC
- a CDS encoding AbrB/MazE/SpoVT family DNA-binding domain-containing protein; translated protein: MIKTITKIGNSHGIIFDSTLLQLSHLKAGDEVNVEVHPGGTITITPMKPVPTPAEFSAKVEDVMQRYARTMKRLA
- a CDS encoding type II toxin-antitoxin system death-on-curing family toxin; this translates as MNPDPNTCIHLTPEQILEIHSAAIRLFGGSPGLRDSALLQSAAAAPQATFGGNSTFADTVEVAAAYLYYLCSNHPFVDGNKRVALGSCLVFLELNGYQPAPDSEDWENLTLAVAAGLLSREDVTATLRKLLS
- the pelA gene encoding pectate lyase; translation: MKRYLIPLALVFFPAVIHAAPVTAEAVGRLPAAEKAAWTAYLDRSKSLAATDQAALQAELEKSAIGQALKAPSGGDFKLSADPGDAWFSSDEAKALADVILSYQTPAGGWSKHTGYARGKRQPGMLWSSQYEPGKSPHYLGTFDNRSTTEQMKFLAHTWQATQREDCKAGFVRGLNYLLAAQYPNGGWPQVYPLEGGYHDNITFNDDAMTHVLEVLQMVSNNDPACAFLDDAMRSKATAAFDKGIACVLKMQIVQSGKKTAWCAQHDPLTLAPAEARAMEPAALSGMESATLLKFLMSLPNPNPELVASIDSGLTWLDAVKVTGLKRAKLEGKTAFVADAASTEVFWARFYRLTDNQPIFPGRDGVLYTSFNDMAAHNSLGYDYLSSRPGSVATNAQKKWRKAMAKRTEN